The Candidatus Firestonebacteria bacterium RIFOXYD2_FULL_39_29 genome includes the window AGTTCTAAAAACCGGGCCAAAACCGATATAATCAACATTACCTTTAAGAGCCTTCATTATCTCTTTATTGTTATGCGTGGAAATACCGATAAAACCCTTAAATATTTTTCTTGCTTCCCTTACAGGAAGGTCCTTTTGTCCGAGATGCAGACCATCCGCTCCGGCAAGTACCGCCAGATCCGCCCTGTCATTTAAAATAAACAAAGCCTTGTGTTTTTGGCACTCTTTTTTAAATCTTTTGGCTAAATATAAGACTATATCATCCGGAGCATTTTTATGCCGCAATTGAATGATCTTAACTCCCGCATTTAAACATATTTTTGCGACAGACAAGGGATCATTTTCCGCCAAAGCGCAAACTTCCGGATCAATTATTGCGTAAATGCCTTTTAGCCTTTTTAATAAACTTTTTTTCAAGATCATAGATAAGAAACCTTGCCTTTTTGAAAGCTGCCGAGCTCTCAGGATAGATAATCTTTGAAAACTCCTCCAGAACCCTGGTACTTTCCTCAACTCTTATAATATTTGCTATGATTACATTTTCAAGAGATACGGTTTTTGCCTTTTTATCAAAGGAAGCCGGTCTCCCTAGATCCTTTTCTGAAGCTCTGGAAGACACAAGGTCAAAACGGTCAATAGCTTTTGATATCAGATGACGGACTGTTTTAATATTGCCCGTAAGTTTCTTATCATTCAACGCAAAGCGGGCATAATCTTCCATGATACGAAGGCCTTCTCTAGCCCTATTTATATTTACATCCAGTATTCTTTTTACGGCTTTGTTATTTTTGCTATTCATATATGCCTTCGCTAGTTTTTAAGGTTCATAAGGTTTGTAAAGTTTGTAAGGTTAAACATCTCGCGATTATTAGCAGTAAAGCATTTTTCAAAAACAACTCTCACTAATATTGCTTTAAACACATAATACCACAATAGCGTAAAACTTTAAAAACCTTATAAACCTTACAAACTTATTTTAACGAAAAAGAGCCGTAATCCCTTTTGAGAAATTACGGCTCTTTGATTTCCGTTTACTTTCCCTTCGTTGGAATTACCCAAACAGGTTCGAATGGTATACTCTCAGCCATCTCGCCAAAGGCGGACAGCACCCATACTTGCAAATTCTATTTAAACTACAGACCTAAAGTAATAGAAATTCTATGGAATCTTTCTTCAAAATTTCCGGCATAAAGACCGCGCTCAACTCCATAGCTCGCGTAGTCCAGGAAACCAAACAAGCTGAAGCCGAAACTTACCCAGCCCTGATAGAAACCGCCTCTTACGACAGCAAGACCGATCAAATTCACTTCTGCGCCCAGGCTGATTTTTTTCATCATCGTTGTACTGCCAAACAGATCATTAACATCAACTGCGATTGTAAGAGGTACGCCAGGTATCAGGTTAGGTTGAAGTGAATAACCAAAAACCCAGTTGGAGGCTATCGTGTCCGTTCCAAGAATACTATAAACGTCCCTTCCCACCAAAGAGAAAGTCGACGCCCACGACGGCAGATTATAGTTAAGAGCAACGTCTACACCATATCCCGTCTGAGGGTTTGCAAGTCTGTTAATCATACCCTGAGGGTCAAAACTTGCCATAGAAAGAATTGATTTATCTTCAGTGGTAGAAAATCTCTGCATAAGCTTAACAGTCGCACCAAAGCCGAATTTACCGCCGCCTAACATATTGCCGACTTCGTTAAGCATATCAAGCTGCGTACCATAGGATATCGGTACGGTAACATCTATCTTTGCCGCAAGATGGGCTTTGATATCGAGTATTTCTTCTGAAACCGATACATTCGCAGTCGCCTTTGCAAAAGCACCTACACCGAAGTTACCGATCGGAGTATTGATTCCGGTCACGGAGAAGTTATCCCCTACATTCAAGAAAATACCGGCGTTTATCAACTGCTGAATGTCTGAAGCAGACCAGGTGCTAAAATCCCCGCTTAATTTATCGGAGTTATTTACCAGCCACCCTGCAAAATCAACGGTTTTCTGGTTGGTTTCAATTTCCAATTTCAAGAGACAGATATGAAGAGACTGGTTCTTTGAAAGGTTAGCAGGATTATACATAAGCATGCTGAAATCATCAGCAACTGCGGTATAGGCCCCGCCCATACCAAGTCCCCGAGAGCTTTCATAGAAAGTTGACGGCACAACCGCACCGTAAACCAGCGTAGACAAAACTAATATCAGTGTTAATAATTTTTTCATTTATCCTCCTTTTATGAGTTAAGCGTATTGATTTCGGCCTGAACCTGCAGCAAAAAGTCGCGAACAGATGTCCAGATTGAACTACCACCGGCCGTGGCAATCGCCACATCAAGACGGACTATAGCCGCTGTCAATTCTGCTACGGCTGCTGCTTTCGCGGTATTCTCTATATCTTCTACAATTTCATGGGTAGTAACATTTATAACATCTGTCGTACCGTTGCCATTATCTCTCACATTATAATCCAATGTTCCATCAAATCCGGGATCAACAACCAGGAAGACGCCTTTCAAAAGATGCGCAAAAGCAAGAGACGAATTAAGACCTACATCATTTGCGGGAATTACACCGTCACAAGTACCGTCGGCTATCGGATCAAGATAATAGATTAACTCTGTGCATAGACCTTCCATAATTTTGGCATTTACACCAAAAGGATTCTGTAAGTCATCGATCATCAAGGTAGACTTAGCAATTATTCTATTTGCCACAGGAGCAAAAGCTTTAGGTGCGCCGCTGCTCATGCCGGTACCGCTGGTTATAAATGATGCAATATCAAAACCCGCGTTTTTCACATAGGACTTTACATAGCCATATCTTGCCGAACTATTTGCCGGTTCATTAGCCACAACATCAGCGTACATCGCCATAGCTGCAGCATAATCACCAGCTGCATACGCATTCGCAGCGTTCTCAGGCGTCGGGGCTAAGGTACCCGCAGCCGGTGTTAAGGGCGCAAATATATTGAAGCCCTTCGTGCAGCCGCCTACGAATAGAGCTACGCAGGCAATTGCAATACCCAGAACTATTCTTTTTTTCATGACTTTTTCCTCCTTAAAACAATTTTCTCAGATTTTTTTATTGATAATTATGCAGGGTCTTTCGCCATAATTATCTATCACGTAGATTATAGCACAATAACTGATATTTTTCAATATGACAAAGATCAGTTTCTATGTGAGTTTTTATACAATAAAAACTCACGTTACGAGCGGCGGGTAACGGGTTGCGAGTTGAAAACACACTGTATCCGCCTTAGCGGATATAACAAAAAGCTTTTCCCCGTAACTCGTAACCCGCGACCCGTCACTTTCTTTTAATCCTTAATGCTTATCTCTTTTCCCTTTTTCGAGGATTCGTATATCGCTAAAATTATTTGAACGGCTTTACGTCCTTCTTCACCGTTCACCATCGGGTCACGGCCTGCTTTAATGGCTTCAACCATATCCTTCACATGCGCAATATGTCCGGAAAATTCTATGGCTTTAGGGTCTGAATGCGCCCCTCCTGTTGTTTTTACCCGGGCCGAGGCCATTTCGGAAGCCTTATCCTTTTCACCTTCCACTTCCCATTTTAGAATTTTTGCTTCTTCAAGTATTATAGTGCCTTTGGTGCCTGAAACTTCAAATTTCGTCTCCAGCCCTGGCCAGATCGAAGTGGTTCCTTCTATTACTCCCCATGCCCCGCTTTTAAAAGTCACCAGCGCGAGCGCCGTATCTTCCACGGGAATTTTTCTCACCTTAGTGCCGCATTTTGCATAGACAGAAGAAATGCCGCCCATTATCCAGCTGATAAGATCAATACCGTGAATACCCTGATTCATCAAAGCCCCGCCCCCATCCAGCTCCCAGGTCGCTCTCCAACCGGCACTTTTGTAGTAAGCATCACTCCTGGTATATTTAAGATAAGCGTCTCCCAGGATCATCTTACCCAGAGTTCCATCCTCTACGGCTTTTTTTAAAAGCTTTGATTCAGGAAAAGTTCTTCTCTGAAAAACCCCGCCAAAACGGACATCCGCCTTCCTCGCCGCCTCTATCATTCTGTCAATTTTGTCAAGCGTAACATCCAGGGGTTTTTCGCAGAGTATATGTTTTTTTGCCTTTGCAGCCGCCAGTGTAACTTCCATATGAAGCCCGCTCGGCGTGCAGACGGACACCGCATCAATATCCTTATTTTTAAGCATTTCATTAAAATCTTTGTAATACTGTTTTACATTGTATTCCTTGCAAAGTTTTTGCGCCTTTTGCTCTTCAATATCACAAAAAGCAACTATTTCAGCGAGACCGGGATTTGCAGCAACGCCTCTCGCGTGATATCCTGATATATTTCCGCAGCCAATTATTCCCCAGCCAATTTTACCGTTTTTCATAACAGTTGTTTCTCCTTTTTAATTTTTGTAATTCTTCTCTCTTTCACCCATATTATATAGTAAATCGATAGTTTTGTAAATGCAAAGGGAGAAGCCTTATTTAAACTGCAGTATCTATTTTTTCACAAGTGTACCTTTTTTCAAGTTAAACACATTCCAACTCCATGCTTTTAGCGGAATTATCTGTTTCTTGGTATTCCAGGATACAGTAACCTTTGCTGACTTTCCGTTGTTTATTAGAAAAAGCAGTCTTTCCTTTCCTGAGAGTCCCGTCCGCCACTGCACACCGGAATTTTTTTCTCTCTTTATATCAAAGAAGCTTTTTACACCGCTATTTTCTACAGTAGACTTCACAAAACCTTCAAAACCTGTATACGGTGAGCCGGAATAAGCTTTACCGCAAAAAGTAGCAAGAGCAATAATTTTCCCGTTACCTAATTTTTTTTCAGCCGCCAGGACATTTCCGTCAGCGTCTTTCGCAAGGACTTCTCCGTCTTCAAACTTTAGCGGAGTTATCCAGGTGGCACTTTTTAATTTATTTGTCCCCAGAATAAAAGCGCTGTTTTTATTGTTCAATTGTCTCCTTCCCTCATCGGACAGGCCAAAAGCAGCCGCCAGTGTCCGGTCTTCAGGATAATTATAGAAGCCAAGGCTTGTATAGGCATCCATTTCGCTTTCCACAACTAGCGTTCCTCCCTTTTTCACAAAGTCTATAAGGGCTGTTTTGGCGTTTTTATTCACGATCAGAGGCCAAGGCATGAAGAGGACCTTTAGATTATTAAGATATTTAAGATGTGAACTCTCAACGATATCGTAAGAGATATTCAACTTTTCCAACGCTCGGGCATAACCTTCAACTGATTCTACCGGATCATCTGCGTGCCCTTTCTCAGCCCACTTCATATAATACGTATCAGGTTCAAAAAATATTCCAACCTGGGGATCATCCTGCATATAACCATCAAAGAGCTTTTCATGTTCTCTCATCTTGTTACAGGATACACTTAAAGCTTTGAGCCTTTCTTTTTCAAGTCCGTCGTTTCCTGTAAGCCCGAAACCTGAGGACTCCACGCCAAAAACCTCATCCCTCCAGCACCAGAAGATAATACCTTTGGCCCCGCGGGAAAACCCGTTCCATACCCAGTTATTCTGCGCTTCCGGAGTTACGGACTTATGAACATCAATACCCCATCTGGCCGAACCGCCTTGAAGTTCGCTCACCCACATTGTTTTGCCGCGCGCTGCACTTCGCACCGCTTCAACCCGGAAACCAAATTCATTAAAATCAAATCCTCCTCCCCCGAAAGGAAAGTGAGAGCAGCCGCAACCATCAAGTTTATCTGTAAGTTCAAAATCATTTCCCCGGGAAAGCGTATGTTCGAAGTCGTTGCCTCCCATGCTTATTGCAGGACTCGCTCCATGAGCAGAGATTACTCTCGTTTTATCATATTTTCGGATTCTTTCATAGCGGAACGCTATATGTTCTGTTGCTCTTTTAGTAAGGAACCTTTCGAATTCCATCATTTCAGTATAAGTTCTGCCAAAAGTTTTACCCGGAAGTATATCTTGAAAAGATGTGTACCTTCTCTGCCACGCCTCGTTTATCCCTTTTAGTCCTCCATGTTCCCCGGAAAGCCATTCGCGGAACGCCTTTAGCGTATGGGGGCAATAGCAGACATAACCATCTGCATTAACATTCCACCTGAACTCATTCCAGCAATCCCAGCCTATAAGATTATCCGCCTTTGCGTATCTTTTTGCGGCAGCCTCGAGAAAACTACCCATTAATTCCTTAACTTTCGGATTATCAGTGCATCCTCCGGGAGTGAGACCGACATTACTCTCGCTCCGGCAGGAAGAAATGACTTTATTCCCCATATGATCAACCATATTAGAATCCGGAACAACTCTATGTATCCAAAAAGGATGGATCTCAGCGATAGTGCTTAATATCACTTTTAATCCATTCTTCTTAGCCATATCAAAAAGGAGATCATAATCATCAAAATTATATTTTCCCGGATCACTCTCCACCCATCCCCACATTACCCATAGTTGGAGCGCCGTAAACCCGGTTTTTTTCATTAGTTTAAGGTCCTCTTCAAAATAACGCTGTTTTGGAAACGGAGGCCTGAAATATTGAGCAGCTATGAACATTTTTTTCTCCTTTAAAAAATAGATTCTGAGTTCTGCCAAAAAGTATCGACGAAATATGGAACAGAGTAACTATATCATAGGCGAAAGGAAATGTCTTGGAGGGAATTAAGGGTTCTTGGACTCTTTTAAGCTTTCTTTCGAAGAGCTTGAGGTGAAATGCCTTTCTGCTCTTTAAAAACTCTGTTAAAATAACTTATATCGTTAAATCCCGATTCCAACGCAATCTCGGAAGCTTTCATGCTGGTACTCAAAAGGAGGCGGACCGCATGTTCTACTCTTAGAGAGTTAACATATTCGGTAAAGGTCTTACCCGTAATGCGTTTAAAAATATCACAAAAATACTCTTTTGTAACCCCTGCTTTTTTTTCGGCTATTTGTGCCAGATCAAGAGATCTAAGGTAATTCGTATCTATATAGAATAAGGCTTCCGCAAGTTTTCGTCCCCTTTTCCCTTTCTTTCCCTTGGAATAAGCCCTGGTTACCGTTACCAGAAGATCGGCAAGCATAACTTTTATGGCAGTACGATAACCTTCAGGCTTTTTTTCATATTCAAACAGCATATCTTCAAGTATCACCCTGACCTTAACATCCGCTCTTCCCGTAAGAGAAACCGTTTTAAAACCCTCTTTTTCTGTTTCCACATAAAAAAGTTCCAGAAAACCTTTTATATCCGCCAGCAGATTTTTATGCGTTTCCAACAAAGAAGGCAGAAATATACAATTACAGATCATGAAATCCGGGGACGAATTCTCAAAGGCATGCGCAACCTCCGGAGTCATCAAAATAATATTTCCGGCCCTTAATGTTTCTTCTTTTTTTTCAAGTATGTGTTTTGAGGTTCCGGAGACAACATAGAAAAATTCAAAATGTTCATGAGTGTGCTTTGCAAAGCCGGCAATTTTATTTCGCGCTATATAAAAAGGGAAAGCCTTGTCTTTTATCTGTTCATAACTGGAATACTTTTTAACATTCATAAAGTTATTTAAGCGGCAGCTCAATCACTTTGTTTTTCTTCGCGGATTCATAAGCGCCAAGAGCTACTTCCATGGCTTTAAGTCCGTCGTATCCGGAAATGAACGGGGTCCGGTTATAAATTATCATATCAATAAAGTTCTTTACCAGTCCGAGATCAGCATTGGAGCCCCAGCTGCGGCAGGAATGCTTTCCGACTTTATCGTCATATACATCTATTACTTCAGAGAAAGCGTCAATATATATGTTGCCTTTTTCTCCGATTATATCCATTGTCACATCCCCCCAGATCGGGAAGGACTTTGGTCTGGACCAGGACGGGTCAAGCGAAGCAAACACACCGTTTTCAAACTCAAATAATAACGTCCCGCAATCATCAATCTTCATATTATGAATGCTTTTATCGATTTCCGCATAAACAGTTCGAACCTCGCGTCTTACAAACCAGCGAAGTAAATCAGCCACGTGTACGGTATGATCCATCACTGCGCCGCCGCCGGAGAATTTCTTATCGGTAAACCATCCTCCCGGCATAGAGCCGTGATTTGTTGCTTTAATTGCAAGTATCCTGCCGATTTCCCCGCTGTCTAGAACCCTTCTTGCTTTAACAACAGAAGGTATGAATCTGCAGGGGAACGCAATCATCAGCTTAACCCCTTCTTTCTGTACCACCGAAATCATTTTATTCGCATCTTTCAAATTAGTTGATATAGGTTTTTCACAAAGGATATGTACTTTTGCCTTGGCTGCAGACTCGGTCATCTTAAGATGTTTAGAATTTTCCGAACATATTATGACAGCATCTAACTTTCCGGCAAAAAACTTTTTTTCAGTACTGAAGAAATTCACGCCAAACCGTTTTGACATTTCCCTGCCTCTTTTGGCATCATCGTCAAAAATACCGGCAAAATCAGCATTAGGAATATTTTTTAAACTTTCCGCATAACTGCAAGCATGCATATGCGCAAAACTCATTATTCCAACTTTTACTTTATCCACTTTTCCCCCTTTTTTCACTTCACTTCCTTCGTTTGCTTCACCTGCTTTTCCTGCTGCCTTTTTACACTTTCACTACATTCCTTGTCTTTACGGATTCAAGCGCGGCTAAAGACACCTTTAAAGCTTCGTAAGCATCATGCAGAGTGATTCTTGGAAGTTTATTTTTCAATACATATTCAACAAACTCTCTTATTTCCATCTGATTAGCGTTTTCATCAACCGGGTTTTCCCTCATAACATCCCCATCGGAATGTTCAACTTTAAGAGAAGCCGGATGCCGGCTGTCATAATTTACCAGCCCTCTGGTACCCGAAACTTCTACCCGCGCGCGGAATCCGCCCGGATGAGCCCAGCTGGCTTCAAGATGCGCAATAACCCCGCTTTTAAAGCGAAGAACAGCAAGCGCATAGTCCATATTCGGGATTTTTCCCCAGCTTATATCTTTGGCATAAACTCTTTCGACATCGCCAAAGCACCATATTAAAAAATCAATATCATGGATCATAAGATCCAGAATGACTCCTCCGCTTTGTTCCCTAAAGTTAAACCAATTATTGGATGCTTTGGGAAACTTTGAACATCTTGTTATCCTTGCGACCGCCGGCTTTCCCACGCAGCCGTCATCAATAGCTTTTTTTATCGCCGCATATTGATTAAAATATCTGACCACATGTCCGACCATTACTTTTGCTTTATACTTTTTCACCGCTTTCAATATTTCATCAGCTTCTTTAACTGTACGGCACAGCGGTTTTTCCACGAAGACGGGTTTTTTTGCAGCTATCGCTTCCAGTATATATTGTTTGTGAGTGTCGGTAGGAGTTGCAACACAAATAATATCACACTCTTTTATCAACTGGATATGATCCTTATAGGTTCTTATGCCGGCTTCCCGCGCTTTATTAGGATCAGTGTCATAAACCCCGTAAACACCGACCCCCGGAACCCTTTTAAAACTTTCAAAATGCTTCCGCCCCATCTTTCCAAAACC containing:
- a CDS encoding thiamine-phosphate diphosphorylase encodes the protein MYAIIDPEVCALAENDPLSVAKICLNAGVKIIQLRHKNAPDDIVLYLAKRFKKECQKHKALFILNDRADLAVLAGADGLHLGQKDLPVREARKIFKGFIGISTHNNKEIMKALKGNVDYIGFGPVFRTNTKKGLPPVAGLRRLENVVSKVSIPVVAIGGINSTNIKEVYKSGVSCAAVISAICGARKPITKIKALITKKEAY
- a CDS encoding oxidoreductase, whose amino-acid sequence is MKNGKIGWGIIGCGNISGYHARGVAANPGLAEIVAFCDIEEQKAQKLCKEYNVKQYYKDFNEMLKNKDIDAVSVCTPSGLHMEVTLAAAKAKKHILCEKPLDVTLDKIDRMIEAARKADVRFGGVFQRRTFPESKLLKKAVEDGTLGKMILGDAYLKYTRSDAYYKSAGWRATWELDGGGALMNQGIHGIDLISWIMGGISSVYAKCGTKVRKIPVEDTALALVTFKSGAWGVIEGTTSIWPGLETKFEVSGTKGTIILEEAKILKWEVEGEKDKASEMASARVKTTGGAHSDPKAIEFSGHIAHVKDMVEAIKAGRDPMVNGEEGRKAVQIILAIYESSKKGKEISIKD
- a CDS encoding dehydrogenase, whose product is MSFAHMHACSYAESLKNIPNADFAGIFDDDAKRGREMSKRFGVNFFSTEKKFFAGKLDAVIICSENSKHLKMTESAAKAKVHILCEKPISTNLKDANKMISVVQKEGVKLMIAFPCRFIPSVVKARRVLDSGEIGRILAIKATNHGSMPGGWFTDKKFSGGGAVMDHTVHVADLLRWFVRREVRTVYAEIDKSIHNMKIDDCGTLLFEFENGVFASLDPSWSRPKSFPIWGDVTMDIIGEKGNIYIDAFSEVIDVYDDKVGKHSCRSWGSNADLGLVKNFIDMIIYNRTPFISGYDGLKAMEVALGAYESAKKNKVIELPLK